One part of the Anguilla anguilla isolate fAngAng1 chromosome 11, fAngAng1.pri, whole genome shotgun sequence genome encodes these proteins:
- the atp13a2 gene encoding cation-transporting ATPase 13A2 isoform X1 codes for MASENGAPPLGEPSTLTSGPPPSSRVSHMDIQGYRYVRWRTWLYYAAGVLTLGLLLLLFHWRPRLRVLARCRACSLGLADVLLLKDSCGQHYVVEVLTAEIEEGSLEQPGTDIEENELRDTIQLYKDEKALLRYYVFEGLRYVWMSKKGAFCPVSALNEHWTCDDLYRQQAGLSPQEQRARRTVYGENLIDVPVKSYMRLLFEEVLNPFYVFQVLSIILWITDHYYYYAGCIILISVISIGISLYEIRKQSVTLHNMAQLIVSVRLRRGAEAEDLVSSTELVPGDCIVIPEEGLLLPCDAALLAGECMVNESMLTGESIPVMKTPLPTGKAHYNAETLRRHTLFCGTQVIQAKRGQQGGTGTLAVVTRTGFFTAKGDLISSILYPQPLDFRFYRDAIKFLLILGIVALAGTVYSIVILSRTATTLKELVIRSVDVVTIVVPPALPAAITTGTIYAQSRLKRDGIFCISPPRINIAGKISLFCFDKTGTLTEEGLDVWGVMEGSGAGFGELVPDPRLLPPGPVLSALACCHTVALLGEQLLGDPLELKMIESTGWVLEEPGAGEKEEKDGEFGSAQVLAVMRPPPPELQPQGIVIREPVAIVRRFPFSSALQRMCVVAVDPGGRNTRVFLKGAPEMVASLCLKESVPAQFSDTLRHFASEGFRVLALACKTLDGQTDISTVERRALESQLQFLGLLVMKNLVKPESADVISTLRQAQLRTVMVTGDNILTAVNVARGCGMVRKDEQVFFVNASPPTAQSPPSLQFRRAAVDSDVDAITQGLYQGSVYYHLAINGQSFSALCEHFPEYLPKVLMRGTVYARMAPDQKTQLVKALQKLNYRVGMCGDGANDCGALRAADVGVSLSEAEASVASPFTSKSDNITCVPLLIREGRCSLVTSFSLFKYMALYSLIQFSSVLILYTEKTNLGDLQFLFFDLALVTSLAIVMGRGGPSKELHPQRPPCSLFSLSVLASLLLHTALLVLGQVAALLITKSQDWFVPLNSTVAGPANLPNLEDTGVFAVSGFQYIIMAIVMTKGHPFKKPLYANVLFLCVLLALCGIMCWLVLYPASFLRRVLQLCDITDMNYKLLLVALAALNFFTCYLLEALIDNGMLNCLRNLKGQRESKKQYKRLDALLCESPNWPPLDQLLPSQQSSLWP; via the exons agaACGGAGCGCCGCCATTGGGTGAGCCTTCCACCCTCACCTCTGGCCCCCCGCCCAGCAGCAGAGTTTCACACATG GACATTCAGGGCTACCGGTACGTGCGCTGGCGCACGTGGCTGTACTACGCGGCCGGGGTTCTCACtctggggctgctgctgctcctgttcCACTGGCGCCCGCGTCTCCGCGTCCTGGCTCGCTGTCGAGCGTGCTCGCTGGGCCTGGCGGACGTCCTGCTCCTGAAG GACAGCTGTGGTCAGCATTATGTTGTGGAAGTGCTGACAGCGGAGATTGAGGAGGGCAG TTTGGAGCAGCCAGGGACCGATATTGAAGAGAATGAATTGAGGGACACTATACAGCTGTACAAAGATGAG AAAGCTCTGCTACGTTACTATGTGTTCGAGGGGCTCCGTTACGTGTGGATGTCGAAAAAGGGAGCCTTTTGTCCGGTCAG cgcACTGAATGAACACTGGACCTGTGACGATCTGTACAGGCAGCAAGCGGGACTGAGTCCCCAGGAACAAAGGGCCCG GCGGACTGTGTATGGCGAGAACTTGATCGACGTTCCAGTGAAGTCCTATATGCGGCTGCTGTTTGAGGAG gTGCTGAACCCGTTCTACGTGTTCCAGGTGCTCAGCATCATCTTGTGGATAACGgatcactactactactacgcgGGCTGCATCATCCTCATCTCCGTCATCTCCATCGGCATCTCTCTCTACGAGATCCGCAAG CAAAGCGTCACCCTGCACAACATGGCCCAGCTGATCGTGAGCGTGAGGCTGAGGAGAGGCGCAGAGG CGGAGGACCTGGTGAGCTCGACGGAGCTGGTCCCCGGGGACTGCATCGTGATCCCCGAGGAAGGGCTGCTCCTGCCCTGCGacgccgccctgctggccggGGAGTGCATGGTCAACGAGAGCATGCTGACCG GTGAGAGCATACCTGTGATGAAAACCCCGCTGCCGACCGGAAAAGCGCATTACAATGCAGAGACTCTGCGCAGACACACCCTGTTCTGCGGCACGCAGGTCATCCAGGCCAAAAGGGGGCAGCAGGGAGGCACTGGGACGCTCGCTGTTGTCACGCGAACAG GGTTTTTCACCGCCAAAGGAGACCTGATCAGCTCCATCCTCTACCCGCAGCCCCTCGACTTCCGCTTCTATCGAGACGCTATAAAGTTCCTGCTGATCCTGGGGATCGTAG CGTTGGCTGGCACTGTGTACAGCATCGTGATCCTGAGCAGGACTGCG ACCACCCTGAAGGAGCTGGTGATCCGGTCGGTGGACGTCGTGACCATAGTGGTGCCGCCCGCGCTGCCCGCGGCCATAACGACGGGCACCATCTACGCCCAGAGTCGGCTGAAGAGGGACGGCATCTTCTGCATCAGCCCGCCACGCATCAACATTGCCGGGAAGATCTCCCTCTTCTGTTTCGACAAG ACAGGCACTCTGACGGAGGAGGGCCTGGACGTGTGGGGGGTCATGGAGGGCAgcggggcggggtttggggagCTGGTGCCCGACCCTCGCCTGTTGCCCCCCGGGCCCGTGCTCTCTGCCCTGGCCTGCTGCCACACCGTGGCCCTGCTGGGGGAGCAGCTCCTGGGGGACCCCCTGGAGCTCAAGATGATCGAATCCACTGGCTGG GTGCTGGAGGAGCCCGGCGccggggagaaggaggagaaggacggGGAGTTTGGGAGCGCCCAGGTGCTGGCGGTAATGCGGCCTCCTCCCCCTGAGCTCCAGCCCCAGGGCATC gTCATCCGCGAGCCCGTGGCCATCGTGCGGCGCTTCCCCTTCTCCTCCGCCCTGCAGAGGATGTGCGTGGTGGCCGTGGACCCCGGGGGCCGCAACACTCGCGTCTTCCTGAAGGGGGCGCCAGAGATGGTGGCCAGCCTCTGCCTGAAAGAGAGTG tgcctGCTCAGTTCTCAGACACGCTGCGTCACTTTGCCAGCGAGGGATTCAGGGTGCTCGCCCTGGCCTGCAAAACGCtcgacggacagacggacataAGCACTGTGGAGAG GAGGGCACTGGAGAGCCAGCTGCAGTTCCTAGGCCTCCTGGTGATGAAGAATCTGGTGAAGCCTGAGAGTGCTGATGTCATCAGCACACTGAGACAGGCCCAGCTGCGCACTGTCATGGTCACtg gaGACAACATTCTCACGGCTGTGAACGTGGCCAGAGGCTGCGGGATGGTCCGGAAGGACGAGCAGGTGTTTTTCGTGAACGCGTCGCCCCCTACTGCCCAGTCGCCGCCGTCGCTGCAGTTTCGCCGGGCAGCTGTGGACAGCGATGTCGACGCCATTACACAG GGTCTGTACCAGGGCAGTGTCTACTATCACCTGGCTATCAATGGGCAGTCCTTCTCCGCACTGTGTGAGCACTTCCCAGAGTACCTGCCCAAG GTGCTGATGAGAGGTACTGTGTACGCTCGAATGGCTCCGGACCAGAAGACTCAGCTGGTGAAAGCGCTGCAGAAActcaa TTACCGCGTGGGGATGTGCGGCGACGGGGCCAATGACTGCGGGGCGCTGAGGGCGGCGGACGTGGGCGTGTCCCTCTCCGAGGCGGAGGCGTCCGTGGCTTCGCCCTTCACCTCGAAGTCCGACAACATCACCTGCGTGCCCCTGCTGATTCG GGAGGGGAGGTGTTCGCTGGTGACCTCGTTCAGCCTCTTCAAGTACATGGCGCTGTACAGCCTGATCCAGTTCTCCTCGGTGCTCATCCTCTACACC GAAAAGACGAACCTGGGGGACCTGCAGTTCCTGTTCTTCGACCTGGCGCTGGTGACGTCCCTGGCCATCgtgatggggcggggggggcccaGTAAAGAGCTGcacccccagcgccccccctgCAGCCTGTTCTCCCTGTCCGTGCTGGCCAGCCTCCTGCTGCACACGGCCCTGCTGGTCCTGGGACAGGTGGCGGCCCTCCTGATCACCAAATCACAGGACTG GTTTGTGCCTCTCAATTCGACGGTGGCGGGACCGGCTAACCTGCCTAACCTGGAGGACACGGGGGTGTTCGCTGTTTCGGGCTTCCAGTACATCATCATGGCCATAGTGATGACCAAAGGCCACCCTTTCAAAAAGCCCCTCTACGCCAACG TGCTGTTTCTCTGCGTGCTGCTGGCCCTGTGCGGGATCATGTGCTGGCTGGTGCTGTACCCCGCGTCCTTCCTGCGCAgggtcctgcagctctgtgacatcaccgaCATGAACTACAAGCTGCTGCTGGTGGCCCTGGCGGCGCTCAACTTCTTCACCTGCTACCTGCTGGAG gcgcTGATTGACAACGGAATGTTGAACTGCCTCCGGAATCTGAAGGGGCAGCGGGAGTCGAAGAAGCAGTACAAGCGACTGGATGCCTTGCTGTGCGAGAGCCCGAACTGGCCCCCGCTGGACCAGCTGCTGCCCTCGCAGCAGAGCAGCCTCTGGCCCTAG
- the atp13a2 gene encoding cation-transporting ATPase 13A2 isoform X2, producing the protein MDIQGYRYVRWRTWLYYAAGVLTLGLLLLLFHWRPRLRVLARCRACSLGLADVLLLKDSCGQHYVVEVLTAEIEEGSLEQPGTDIEENELRDTIQLYKDEKALLRYYVFEGLRYVWMSKKGAFCPVSALNEHWTCDDLYRQQAGLSPQEQRARRTVYGENLIDVPVKSYMRLLFEEVLNPFYVFQVLSIILWITDHYYYYAGCIILISVISIGISLYEIRKQSVTLHNMAQLIVSVRLRRGAEAEDLVSSTELVPGDCIVIPEEGLLLPCDAALLAGECMVNESMLTGESIPVMKTPLPTGKAHYNAETLRRHTLFCGTQVIQAKRGQQGGTGTLAVVTRTGFFTAKGDLISSILYPQPLDFRFYRDAIKFLLILGIVALAGTVYSIVILSRTATTLKELVIRSVDVVTIVVPPALPAAITTGTIYAQSRLKRDGIFCISPPRINIAGKISLFCFDKTGTLTEEGLDVWGVMEGSGAGFGELVPDPRLLPPGPVLSALACCHTVALLGEQLLGDPLELKMIESTGWVLEEPGAGEKEEKDGEFGSAQVLAVMRPPPPELQPQGIVIREPVAIVRRFPFSSALQRMCVVAVDPGGRNTRVFLKGAPEMVASLCLKESVPAQFSDTLRHFASEGFRVLALACKTLDGQTDISTVERRALESQLQFLGLLVMKNLVKPESADVISTLRQAQLRTVMVTGDNILTAVNVARGCGMVRKDEQVFFVNASPPTAQSPPSLQFRRAAVDSDVDAITQGLYQGSVYYHLAINGQSFSALCEHFPEYLPKVLMRGTVYARMAPDQKTQLVKALQKLNYRVGMCGDGANDCGALRAADVGVSLSEAEASVASPFTSKSDNITCVPLLIREGRCSLVTSFSLFKYMALYSLIQFSSVLILYTEKTNLGDLQFLFFDLALVTSLAIVMGRGGPSKELHPQRPPCSLFSLSVLASLLLHTALLVLGQVAALLITKSQDWFVPLNSTVAGPANLPNLEDTGVFAVSGFQYIIMAIVMTKGHPFKKPLYANVLFLCVLLALCGIMCWLVLYPASFLRRVLQLCDITDMNYKLLLVALAALNFFTCYLLEALIDNGMLNCLRNLKGQRESKKQYKRLDALLCESPNWPPLDQLLPSQQSSLWP; encoded by the exons ATG GACATTCAGGGCTACCGGTACGTGCGCTGGCGCACGTGGCTGTACTACGCGGCCGGGGTTCTCACtctggggctgctgctgctcctgttcCACTGGCGCCCGCGTCTCCGCGTCCTGGCTCGCTGTCGAGCGTGCTCGCTGGGCCTGGCGGACGTCCTGCTCCTGAAG GACAGCTGTGGTCAGCATTATGTTGTGGAAGTGCTGACAGCGGAGATTGAGGAGGGCAG TTTGGAGCAGCCAGGGACCGATATTGAAGAGAATGAATTGAGGGACACTATACAGCTGTACAAAGATGAG AAAGCTCTGCTACGTTACTATGTGTTCGAGGGGCTCCGTTACGTGTGGATGTCGAAAAAGGGAGCCTTTTGTCCGGTCAG cgcACTGAATGAACACTGGACCTGTGACGATCTGTACAGGCAGCAAGCGGGACTGAGTCCCCAGGAACAAAGGGCCCG GCGGACTGTGTATGGCGAGAACTTGATCGACGTTCCAGTGAAGTCCTATATGCGGCTGCTGTTTGAGGAG gTGCTGAACCCGTTCTACGTGTTCCAGGTGCTCAGCATCATCTTGTGGATAACGgatcactactactactacgcgGGCTGCATCATCCTCATCTCCGTCATCTCCATCGGCATCTCTCTCTACGAGATCCGCAAG CAAAGCGTCACCCTGCACAACATGGCCCAGCTGATCGTGAGCGTGAGGCTGAGGAGAGGCGCAGAGG CGGAGGACCTGGTGAGCTCGACGGAGCTGGTCCCCGGGGACTGCATCGTGATCCCCGAGGAAGGGCTGCTCCTGCCCTGCGacgccgccctgctggccggGGAGTGCATGGTCAACGAGAGCATGCTGACCG GTGAGAGCATACCTGTGATGAAAACCCCGCTGCCGACCGGAAAAGCGCATTACAATGCAGAGACTCTGCGCAGACACACCCTGTTCTGCGGCACGCAGGTCATCCAGGCCAAAAGGGGGCAGCAGGGAGGCACTGGGACGCTCGCTGTTGTCACGCGAACAG GGTTTTTCACCGCCAAAGGAGACCTGATCAGCTCCATCCTCTACCCGCAGCCCCTCGACTTCCGCTTCTATCGAGACGCTATAAAGTTCCTGCTGATCCTGGGGATCGTAG CGTTGGCTGGCACTGTGTACAGCATCGTGATCCTGAGCAGGACTGCG ACCACCCTGAAGGAGCTGGTGATCCGGTCGGTGGACGTCGTGACCATAGTGGTGCCGCCCGCGCTGCCCGCGGCCATAACGACGGGCACCATCTACGCCCAGAGTCGGCTGAAGAGGGACGGCATCTTCTGCATCAGCCCGCCACGCATCAACATTGCCGGGAAGATCTCCCTCTTCTGTTTCGACAAG ACAGGCACTCTGACGGAGGAGGGCCTGGACGTGTGGGGGGTCATGGAGGGCAgcggggcggggtttggggagCTGGTGCCCGACCCTCGCCTGTTGCCCCCCGGGCCCGTGCTCTCTGCCCTGGCCTGCTGCCACACCGTGGCCCTGCTGGGGGAGCAGCTCCTGGGGGACCCCCTGGAGCTCAAGATGATCGAATCCACTGGCTGG GTGCTGGAGGAGCCCGGCGccggggagaaggaggagaaggacggGGAGTTTGGGAGCGCCCAGGTGCTGGCGGTAATGCGGCCTCCTCCCCCTGAGCTCCAGCCCCAGGGCATC gTCATCCGCGAGCCCGTGGCCATCGTGCGGCGCTTCCCCTTCTCCTCCGCCCTGCAGAGGATGTGCGTGGTGGCCGTGGACCCCGGGGGCCGCAACACTCGCGTCTTCCTGAAGGGGGCGCCAGAGATGGTGGCCAGCCTCTGCCTGAAAGAGAGTG tgcctGCTCAGTTCTCAGACACGCTGCGTCACTTTGCCAGCGAGGGATTCAGGGTGCTCGCCCTGGCCTGCAAAACGCtcgacggacagacggacataAGCACTGTGGAGAG GAGGGCACTGGAGAGCCAGCTGCAGTTCCTAGGCCTCCTGGTGATGAAGAATCTGGTGAAGCCTGAGAGTGCTGATGTCATCAGCACACTGAGACAGGCCCAGCTGCGCACTGTCATGGTCACtg gaGACAACATTCTCACGGCTGTGAACGTGGCCAGAGGCTGCGGGATGGTCCGGAAGGACGAGCAGGTGTTTTTCGTGAACGCGTCGCCCCCTACTGCCCAGTCGCCGCCGTCGCTGCAGTTTCGCCGGGCAGCTGTGGACAGCGATGTCGACGCCATTACACAG GGTCTGTACCAGGGCAGTGTCTACTATCACCTGGCTATCAATGGGCAGTCCTTCTCCGCACTGTGTGAGCACTTCCCAGAGTACCTGCCCAAG GTGCTGATGAGAGGTACTGTGTACGCTCGAATGGCTCCGGACCAGAAGACTCAGCTGGTGAAAGCGCTGCAGAAActcaa TTACCGCGTGGGGATGTGCGGCGACGGGGCCAATGACTGCGGGGCGCTGAGGGCGGCGGACGTGGGCGTGTCCCTCTCCGAGGCGGAGGCGTCCGTGGCTTCGCCCTTCACCTCGAAGTCCGACAACATCACCTGCGTGCCCCTGCTGATTCG GGAGGGGAGGTGTTCGCTGGTGACCTCGTTCAGCCTCTTCAAGTACATGGCGCTGTACAGCCTGATCCAGTTCTCCTCGGTGCTCATCCTCTACACC GAAAAGACGAACCTGGGGGACCTGCAGTTCCTGTTCTTCGACCTGGCGCTGGTGACGTCCCTGGCCATCgtgatggggcggggggggcccaGTAAAGAGCTGcacccccagcgccccccctgCAGCCTGTTCTCCCTGTCCGTGCTGGCCAGCCTCCTGCTGCACACGGCCCTGCTGGTCCTGGGACAGGTGGCGGCCCTCCTGATCACCAAATCACAGGACTG GTTTGTGCCTCTCAATTCGACGGTGGCGGGACCGGCTAACCTGCCTAACCTGGAGGACACGGGGGTGTTCGCTGTTTCGGGCTTCCAGTACATCATCATGGCCATAGTGATGACCAAAGGCCACCCTTTCAAAAAGCCCCTCTACGCCAACG TGCTGTTTCTCTGCGTGCTGCTGGCCCTGTGCGGGATCATGTGCTGGCTGGTGCTGTACCCCGCGTCCTTCCTGCGCAgggtcctgcagctctgtgacatcaccgaCATGAACTACAAGCTGCTGCTGGTGGCCCTGGCGGCGCTCAACTTCTTCACCTGCTACCTGCTGGAG gcgcTGATTGACAACGGAATGTTGAACTGCCTCCGGAATCTGAAGGGGCAGCGGGAGTCGAAGAAGCAGTACAAGCGACTGGATGCCTTGCTGTGCGAGAGCCCGAACTGGCCCCCGCTGGACCAGCTGCTGCCCTCGCAGCAGAGCAGCCTCTGGCCCTAG